In one window of uncultured Draconibacterium sp. DNA:
- a CDS encoding aspartate kinase — MKVFKFGGASVKDAAAVKNVFEIIKSESGNLSVVISAMGKSTDLLETLIKTYFNNDDERWNIFNKFKNYHLEIISDLFGERGMPQGVYELFTELEHKLNLRPSYDFNFEYDQIICFGELISTRIVSDYITATGQKNTWIDIRTCLKTDDTFRDARVDWEWTGELIRNEFTFSDTGLYITQGFIGSTTTNLTTTLGREGSDFTAAIIGSSLKVESVSIWKDVPGVLSADPKKMSDTIMINELSYKEAVEMTHSGAKVIHPKTMQPLHNEGIPLLVKSFVEPQNPGTVIHKIDHKIELPPIFILKENQVLITLSAMDFSIISISDIERVVKFLMEKLIKVTLMQQSAIDLNIVADASDENLVEIFSELSTDYNIRYNTDLTLVTIRHYTEEVLDWMVKEKDIYLEQHSRLTARMLIKE; from the coding sequence ATGAAGGTATTTAAATTTGGAGGTGCATCGGTAAAAGATGCGGCCGCCGTGAAAAATGTTTTTGAGATTATTAAGAGTGAAAGTGGAAACCTGTCCGTAGTTATTTCGGCCATGGGAAAAAGTACCGACCTGCTGGAAACATTGATAAAAACATACTTCAACAACGACGACGAAAGATGGAATATCTTCAATAAATTTAAAAATTACCACCTTGAAATTATTAGCGATCTGTTTGGAGAAAGAGGAATGCCGCAAGGTGTTTACGAACTGTTTACCGAACTGGAACACAAATTAAATTTGCGCCCGTCGTACGATTTTAATTTTGAGTACGACCAGATTATTTGTTTTGGAGAGCTTATTTCTACCCGAATTGTTAGCGATTACATTACTGCCACCGGACAAAAAAATACATGGATCGACATTCGCACCTGCCTGAAAACCGACGACACTTTTCGCGATGCCCGTGTTGATTGGGAATGGACCGGCGAACTTATCCGAAATGAATTCACCTTTTCCGATACAGGATTATACATCACCCAGGGTTTTATCGGATCAACAACCACCAACCTCACTACCACACTGGGGCGCGAGGGATCGGATTTTACGGCTGCCATTATTGGTAGCTCGTTAAAGGTTGAAAGCGTGTCGATTTGGAAAGACGTTCCCGGAGTTTTAAGTGCCGACCCTAAAAAAATGAGCGACACGATAATGATCAACGAACTGTCGTACAAAGAGGCGGTGGAGATGACACATTCGGGAGCTAAGGTGATTCACCCAAAAACCATGCAGCCACTGCACAACGAGGGGATTCCGCTGCTGGTAAAATCGTTTGTTGAGCCGCAAAATCCGGGCACTGTTATTCATAAGATCGATCATAAAATTGAGCTGCCCCCGATTTTTATTCTGAAAGAAAACCAGGTGCTGATCACTCTTTCGGCGATGGATTTCTCGATCATCTCAATCAGCGATATTGAGCGGGTGGTAAAATTTCTGATGGAAAAATTGATAAAAGTTACCCTAATGCAACAATCGGCCATCGACCTAAACATTGTTGCCGACGCATCGGACGAAAACCTGGTGGAGATCTTCAGCGAACTTTCAACAGATTACAATATCCGGTACAACACCGACCTCACGCTGGTAACCATCCGGCACTACACCGAAGAAGTGCTCGATTGGATGGTAAAAGAAAAGGATATTTATCTGGAACAACACAGTCGGTTAACGGCGCGGATGCTGATTAAAGAATAA
- a CDS encoding efflux RND transporter periplasmic adaptor subunit has translation MKQKKTLPYIIGIAVVIMIVLIVGKKQGWLGSDVSVKVATETVESKTITEFITANGKIQPETEVKISPDVAGEIVELHVEDGDPVEQGKLLCVIKPEMYVSAVNRSEAAVNSSKARQAQAEAQLIESELSYKRSKQLYEKGTIPVSQFESAEAAYKVAQAEARAAQYSVLSAQASLDEAEEQLIKTKIYAPITGTISALNVEKGERVVGTSMMVGTEMMTVADLNKMEVQVEVNENDIVKVMKGDTALVEVDAYLNRKFKGIVTEIANSASVSGTSSDQVTNFDVKVLLLKDSYEDLIDPANGNRYPFRPGMSATVDILTETRENVISVPISAVTTRIKKEDGGTKEVDTDSENTSDDENVTQRDEKQEVVFVYTDGRVMKTEVETGIQDNNSIEILKGIKVGDEVVTAPYTIINRTLKDSMQVKKVDEEDLFTSED, from the coding sequence ATGAAGCAAAAAAAGACATTACCTTATATAATTGGGATTGCTGTTGTAATTATGATTGTGCTCATTGTGGGCAAAAAGCAAGGGTGGCTGGGCAGCGATGTTAGCGTAAAAGTAGCTACCGAAACCGTTGAAAGTAAAACCATTACCGAATTCATAACTGCCAACGGAAAAATTCAACCTGAGACAGAAGTAAAGATTAGCCCTGATGTTGCCGGTGAGATCGTTGAACTGCATGTTGAAGATGGCGATCCGGTTGAGCAGGGAAAATTATTGTGTGTTATAAAACCTGAAATGTATGTTTCGGCAGTAAACCGATCGGAGGCAGCGGTAAACTCGTCGAAAGCCAGACAGGCACAGGCCGAAGCACAATTAATTGAAAGCGAACTTTCGTACAAACGCTCCAAACAATTGTATGAAAAAGGTACCATTCCGGTTTCACAATTCGAATCGGCAGAAGCTGCATATAAAGTTGCGCAAGCCGAAGCTCGTGCCGCTCAATATTCAGTATTGAGTGCGCAGGCATCGCTTGATGAAGCCGAAGAGCAGCTGATAAAAACAAAAATTTATGCACCTATTACAGGAACCATTTCGGCATTGAATGTGGAAAAAGGCGAACGCGTGGTAGGAACCAGCATGATGGTGGGAACTGAAATGATGACAGTTGCCGACCTCAACAAAATGGAAGTACAGGTTGAAGTAAACGAAAACGATATTGTAAAGGTAATGAAAGGCGACACAGCGCTGGTAGAAGTTGACGCCTACCTGAACCGCAAATTTAAAGGTATTGTTACCGAAATTGCCAACTCGGCCAGTGTTTCCGGAACCAGTTCCGACCAGGTAACCAACTTCGATGTAAAAGTGCTTTTGCTAAAAGATTCGTACGAAGATCTGATCGATCCGGCGAATGGAAATCGCTACCCGTTCCGCCCGGGAATGTCAGCTACGGTTGATATACTTACCGAAACCCGCGAGAATGTAATTTCAGTACCAATTTCGGCAGTTACAACACGGATTAAAAAAGAAGACGGTGGCACCAAAGAAGTTGATACTGATTCGGAAAATACTTCCGACGATGAAAACGTTACCCAGCGTGACGAGAAACAGGAAGTGGTTTTTGTATATACCGATGGCCGCGTAATGAAAACCGAAGTGGAAACCGGAATTCAGGATAACAACAGCATCGAAATACTGAAAGGAATTAAAGTTGGCGACGAGGTAGTTACCGCGCCTTACACCATTATCAATCGCACGTTAAAAGATAGCATGCAGGTAAAAAAGGTTGATGAGGAAGATTTGTTTACTTCTGAGGATTAA